Part of the Cryptococcus neoformans var. grubii H99 chromosome 2, complete sequence genome is shown below.
AATCCTGTTGTAGTTTGATGAGCTATCAAGAAGAACCACATCGAGTAGGGGCTTGACTTACGGCCATTTGAATGGCAAGAAGCTTTAGAATACGGCATTTTTCGCTCGTAAGCTTCTCACCCTTTACACAGAGGACATGAGGGTTGTTGAGGGAAGGGATACCTCGAACGAGAGAAGTCGTTAAACCAAGAGCTCGAAGTTGAGGTTCCATGGAGTGTGGGAACGGATCTCCAGAAGGAGGCTCAGTAAAGGGAGTAAGGAGAGGCCCTGTACTGTGCGTGAGCGTGAGAGTTCCATagcaacaacaaaaatTAGACAAATAACAAACCTGCAGGCAAAGTGATGTCCATGGTCGACTTGGCACCCATCCTGGCGTACTCTGGCTTGTGCCAAGAGTCGAACCACTCGACCGTTTCATCAACAGGAtgagaggtgaagaaaaggccaaTCTGACCCTTGAGGCGCTACAGAAATAGTTAACAGACTTGTAACAAACATTTATATCGGTCAAATACGAGCAACTTGCCTTTGCGATTTGCGAGAGACCGTCCTGGTACTCTGTCTCTGGAGTGTCTCCCAAAGCCTTGGCCATgaccttgcccttgccgaagaagaacctGCCGGTGCCTCTCCATTGTGCCCTGACTTCCTTGAGACCGTCGTTTCTCATGTCTCCCACGGAGAACATCCAGCAGTAGTCATACTTGTCTACGTTTTCTCTGATTTCGTTTACGAGGGCTTGCTTTGAGGCCTTTGTGGAGCGGATGGGGGTTTTCGAGAGGGTTGTAAGCCTTGAACGCTTTGACTTGGGCATTGTGACGAGAAGATTAAGatgaacaagaagaaaaaagaaagacaaCAATACGGGTTCGCCAAATACTACAGGCCGCACCATAATAGCAATCTCGAAAAATCGTACAGCAGGGTGGAGGCACATGAAAAATAACGCCACACCTCGGTGTTTCGGCGATACAGTGCTGATCAGCGGCGGCTCCGGTTGACTCACCTCATGACACACTCATTTCACAACGtgcatcttctttccttacttttcatctttttccgCCTCTTGCTTCCTACAGGCTCCTAAACATGTCATATCCTACGGCAGATGCACCTCCCCCCTACCCGGGCACCACGAACGACGCCCAATACGACCTCACACCGCTCCCTCACACAGCCAACCGGCCCAGGCTTCCAGAGGACAAGAGGAATCCCCACCTCAACAACCGTAAGTAGTCCAGCGACAGGCAGGCCGGAAAATTAACCTCTGGAATTGGAACAGTCCCCGAAGATACAAAGATTGTCAAATTTCAGACTATTGTTCGCGAAAACAAGGAGATCGTTGTTGGGAGGATCAAGGTTCCTACGGTAAGTGCATGCGAGTGCACATCATTTGATTGGGCTAAACATGACCGCAGGAAAATGCCAATGGAACTCATCATGCATTCATCCTT
Proteins encoded:
- a CDS encoding mRNA turnover protein 4: MPKSKRSRLTTLSKTPIRSTKASKQALVNEIRENVDKYDYCWMFSVGDMRNDGLKEVRAQWRGTGRFFFGKGKVMAKALGDTPETEYQDGLSQIAKRLKGQIGLFFTSHPVDETVEWFDSWHKPEYARMGAKSTMDITLPAGPLLTPFTEPPSGDPFPHSMEPQLRALGLTTSLVRGIPSLNNPHVLCVKGEKLTSEKCRILKLLAIQMADFRIHLGSRWSKESGFVEGKELDEGSEKEDEMEED